The following nucleotide sequence is from Populus trichocarpa isolate Nisqually-1 chromosome 11, P.trichocarpa_v4.1, whole genome shotgun sequence.
tcttgtttaaggagtcgccacctagtattatggtcactaggaaccctaactggtcaacagagattctatggctcgggattggttacgtaaaagggaagatattatcaccccttaaacgttctgcctaaggcaaactgcattgttggttttgtcttcaattgctaaacatttattcgcttatactatgatgatttgtttagaatattcctgactctggcgccagtgaatattcgactacggatacttccaactctggcgttggtaagtATTAtgtaacccaaaataaaaatgaataatgttgctaataaaaataaatttatttttcatacatgcacatatattttttttctaaataaaaaaaatataacgaataaaaataatataaacttaaaccagtattttattcccgactctggcgttggtgaataaaccagtaaatttatattatttttaatcatgcatacacatatttttctatttttctatttctcctatttttttatactttttatatttttttatattttttattatttttggggctgggtccagctcagcccacatgggctgggctagacccagccagcccggctCGGTCACTGGCCACGCGTGTTGCACAGTATGCTGCTAATAAGTTGAAACCGAACGAAAGGCAGAGGAAACGGCTTACCTTGGTTGGCCGAAGGCGACGGAGACGATGACAAAGTTGAAACCGAACGAAAGGCAGAGGAAACGGCTTACCTTGGTTGGCCGAAGGCGACGGAGACGATGACAAAGTTGAAACCGAACGAAAGGCAGAGGAAGCGGCTTACCTTGGTTGGCCGAAGGCGACGAAGACGATGACAAAGCTCCTTCTGTGTGATTGAACCACGCTTGGCAGGGCACCCTTTTCACCTTTCCTTGCGTTCTTCTCTCTGTGATTTGCGTTTCCTTTGCTTCTGGTTATCTAGCCTATTATCCCGGTTTCTTGAGATGAAGGAACGAAGACGATGGCAATgctggggttttttttatttgcaggaGGCGATCAAGAAGACAGTGATGTTAATGTTGGTATTCTGGGTTTGTTGCTTGCTTTTGTCTCTGTTTTTACTCTGTATACTGTTTTCTTTATCTCTGTTTTATGGGTTTCTTTTATTCTGCCTCTCCTGGTTTTTTCGTTCtcccctccctctctctgttttttttcaacctcTTGCTCTTCGGTGCTGCTCGGTTTATATAGGGCTCGGCGGGTAGATAACGGGCGGCAGGCTGAGGGTCGACCACCATTAAGGCGCCCATTACTGAAGCCAACGGACGACGATTACTGCTGCAACGTTCGGCGTCCTTTACTGTAGAAAGCGGTCACTGGGTTAAAGgcgaagaagatgaacaacgtcttcaaaacgacgtcgttcaGCCATTTGTCCTTTTGATCCATGCAGTTTTGAAAGTCTTGTAATTAAACCCCTGGTTTAAACTGTAATTGGCCCCCTGCATTTGCGCGCCTTTTTTAATgtagtccttggattttaatctCGCAATTTGGACccccaattaaaccccaaactttgctatttcttcaattaaatccctgatttcactaatttaattaaatccaaagtccaattaagtctaaaacttatcaattctctaattaagcccctgattggattaattagattatttccaagcttaattaagtctcaaaacttataaattctccaattaaacccttgattggatgaattaaattaatttcgagcttaattaagtctcaaaacttatcaattctccaattaaacccttgattggatgaattaaattaatttcaagcttaattaaatctcaaaatttatcaattctccaattaaactcttaattggattaattaattccaagcttaattggattaatttcaaagtttaatcaaaccccaaaacttccaatcattttgtccttaacccaaattttaattcattcttcatttacttgtttttccaacattattatttttttcatcattttttttcttttcaataaataaaataataataataataattaaaataaaatggtcaaaaattgggttatgacaacatGCATGACTTGAGTTGCGAATTTGCTTAGTTGACTagagttcattttattttttttaaaaaaataaaatgttggttTTTACATATCTAATATGTTtctatttcaataataaataaaaatattgttcaattCATAGTTAAAATCTAAGATTTTTTAGAAGATATATTACAaatacctaaatattttttttacatttaaatttttttctcaaactcaCGGTATTTCACATGTCAATGGtttattttgtgtgtttgtgtgtgtgtgtgtgtgtctatatatatatatatatatatatatatatatatatatatatatacatatgtcTTGTCGATAATATTAATATACCTGAATCCATGGCCAAAAAAATTGTCGATTGTTTCACTAAACTAAgacaatatcattaattataacTAGCCAGTGCAGTATTTAACGTTAATTATTGCTCTCCAAAtctgaattttttctttctggcCAACAGGAACCCCTGTTAATGTGCTCTTGTAGAGGAGCACTATTAGACCGTTACCCTCTCACTGCTCACTCGGTTAaatcgagaaaataaaaaaactaactgaaaaaattaaattgtaaaaaaatttattaaatcgattaaaattttgaaaaaactgaccggttcagttcggttcagTTTCGATTTCATAAACctgaaatcgaaaaaaccgaactgaacccaaaccggaaaaaaccggaaaaaaaccgagcaaaactgaaaaaccaagccaaaccgattttaactggtttttgtcctaaaaaaccaaaccgaactgaaaccgaaccgaacaaaaaatggTCACTCCTACCCTCGGTCATCATTAAACGTCAACGTATTAGAGATTCAGCGTAAAACCGACGTCCACCCTCGTAAAAAACACTCGTAGCTTTTCATTGGTCAAAGTCGTTGGCGCCATAAAGACGGAAAGTCTCCAATTACATCACGCCACGTGTGCATTTCTGGTATAGCCGCCTTTTTACGATGTGTTCCCATTTATCAAAGTCAGAACAGATGGTTAAACTACAATTTGGTCCTGAAAATGCATTAACATTCCCTTCCGGCTACCTTATAGTTTAACAATTTCATTTATTACCCCTTAAAGTTATTAAAAGTTCAATTTTTCCTTTACTACTaagttaataacaaaaacatgaaccttttcaattttatttcttttccccATATTCATGGAAACATAATACAGAGACTCCTAAGAACTAATAGATAGGACTAAGAACGGAACGTAAAGAAACtaaaggggtgaaattaaaattattggagTAGAAATAGAATGCTCATGAATCTATAGGGATCGAAATGAAGCTTACCcgtcaaaaactcaaaaacaacaACCTGGAATATTACCTTCAGTTCCGAACTTTGAAAAACACGATATTAAAATGCTAGAGTAAAAGAAAGAGCAAACCATAAAGACCAATTCAGTGAGAAGTCCCCTCCATTTAGCACCAGAACTCCTCTCTAACTCCTCCATCACTGCTAAAGCCCAACAAGTTTAATTTTCTCACGTAAAAAAGCTGTCTGAGTGGAttagttatatatatgttttgatggCATATAATCGGCTTGATGCTCACTCAGCAGCGGAGAAGGCGGTGTCTGTGATTGGATTTGGTTATGATTTGACCAAAGATATTCGATTGTCATATTGCAAGCCAGGTCTTTTTGGGTCTAGATTGATCAAGCTGGACCTCACTCGGAATCAAGAGCTTGTGGTTCCTGGTGGGGTTGTTGTTCAAAACGTGCCTAATGGTATTAAGTGTGATAAAGGAGAGAGGACTAGGTTTCTCTCTGATGTTCTCTCTTTCAATCAGGTTAGTGATTTAATGGGATGTTcaagataacttttttttttggagagatATGGCGGGTGTTTTTTCAATCATGGAACagttgcttcttcttcttgctgttTTTTTGGTAGTTTTATTGTACTTGGTGGGTGCTGAGTTTGAAGTCAATGGTACTATAATTAGGTCAATGATTAAATTTGGATTAATAATAGGCAACCCATTATTACAACTTTCTGTAAAGGGCTCCGTCATCCTAAAATCCGGATTCATTTCTCGTCGCAAATATTCAAGTGTAGCATACCATATCTCAATGGATTgccttattttttctatcgcgTGTACATTTCCACAATGATGGTCTGTGATTAtgaatttgatcaaaacaatgaCCGTAACAATCTTTATAGTGATTCTTGTACTTGTCTAATcttgtttattgttaatttcCTTGTAGATGTCGGAGAAATTCAATCAAGAACTGTGTTTATCAGGTAAAATTCCCTCGGGACTGTTCAATACCATGTTTAACTTCAGGGGTAGTTGGCAGAAGGATGCGGCTTCtgcaaaaagtcttgcttttgATGGTTGGTTCATAACACTATATAACATTGAGTTGGAAAGATCCCATATAACGTTGTCTGAAAAGGTGAAGCAAGAAGTGCCTACTACATGGGATCCTGTTGCCCTTGCTGAGTACGTTCTCTTAATCTCAAAGCTGATCAACTTGTGTAAAATTATTGGTCTACGTAATTAGGAAAACCAGAAGAAAACAAGTTAGAtgcatgtttaattatttccaaatGGTTAAAGTGTTCTTGCGCGCTTGTGTTGGAGTGGGAGTTAGATAGTTCAACCTGAAAAAAGGTGACAAAAACTGATGGTGgcttagatttatttattttttcaatattatgaaTAACACAGGGATTTCAGGGAAGTAAATGGTTCATATTACAAAAACAACTCATAGAGCTGTACTAGATTTGAATTTAACCCGCATgtccaaaaaacaatttaaagaagAAGCTAGTCTGTCATAGGATTTGATTCTATTGAtggttttatgaaattaatatgcATTTTcgtacatggttttttttttccctgctgAGAACCCATTAATTTTAGCTCCAAAAAATAGcttattttgatgtttaataataGATGATGAGCTTAGATGATTCAAACACTAGACACTTGAGGATATCCTGTGGAAGAAATTATTGAAGAGGAAAGTTTTTATGTCTAGGAAAATTCTGAGGTGGAAGCAATTTGCTTCAATTTGCATGTTCATGTATTTTCTTTCCTTCGTGGTTTCTGTAAGCTAATGTTCTAGTGGAAGTTAAGTTATTGAGAGCTTTTCCATTGAGATTGAATGAGTGCAGATCTTGAATAACATGATCTTCCAGGTTTATTGAGAAATATGGCACTCATATTGTTGTCGGGGTAAGGATGGGAGGTAAAGATGTGATACACATGAAGCagcaacaaaaatcaaatcttgagCCCCCTGAAGTGCAGAAATTGTTAAAGGAATATGCTGATAAGCTGTTCTTCGGAGATGTTGACCCTGCTGAATTATCAGGAAAACCAAAGGTAATTAAATCTCACAAATAAGATACTCATCATTGTCATGGTCTTTCTCCAAAAACTTATTGGAGAGGATATACGTATGATGAGTGGTGCATCACACAATTCACAAGGGTGAGAAATGAAATCACAATTCACTGTGGGTAATTATCATGGGGTTGTAAGATATATAGGAAGAAATCATGGTGATTACGTTTGTTCAATATGGTATTCCTGTTTAATGTTTCAGGATGAACACGTTATGCCTTGGGATTTCAATGGAGTATTTGCCCATTCGATGAGGCCGCCTGTCATTACTTCCATAAAGAATGAGGTGGGCTTCGTTGGTATATGTTGTAACAGATGTTTCAGGCAACCTGCCCCAAATAAGTCGAGATTTTTATCTGATGGATTTATTTCTTGTGCAGGATATAACGAGCATTTGTATCCGAAGGGGAGGTGTGGATGTTGGCCAAAGCCATAACCAGTGGCTCCCAACTATATCACAGTCGCCAAATGTTATTTCAATGTCCCTTGTGCCTATAACTTCTCTTTTGAATGGTATTCGAGGCAACGGATTCGTAAGCCATGCGGTGAATCTCTACCTTCGATGTGTGTACCTATCTCTCCTCAAAATTTTGGTCTCTCCATAAGTGCTTTGATTATGCTGCAATATTGCATTCACTAAGTATACAGGAGTTAAAAGACACAAACAAATGAAGTGCTCGAAAAGATTCGATGCCAACCCTTGCATGTTTGCTAGCTAGACACTTTTGAGCCTGAATCCTTGACATTTAGCCTTGTTGCATTGTTTTTCTGGGTTGGCCTTTTCACTCTGTTTGGTTACCATTTCCTGATCAGTCTCTGCATAGATTCAACTAGATGTTAGAGTATATGCAACTGGTTTGTTAGCTTTTGCAGATGTTGTGGAGAATAATAACGCATACATTTAGTAGATTCAATGCTTGGTGACTATGGTCATTTGGGCGTAGCCGGATCATATATATCATGATAAATTATTTCACCTGAATCTCGTTCATCTATATTTGAGAAATCTCCGTTAGTGTTTCTTGGCATCTTTGCTGATCTTTGATCAATCATGCAGACAAACCTCCAATAGAGGAACTTCACCAGTTTTTAGAGTTTCAGTTGCCTCGGCAATGGGCTCCAGTATATGGTGATCTGCCTCTTACTCTTAAGCGCAGAAAACAAGCAACCCCATCTCTTAGGTTCACCTTCATGGGCCCTAAGCTTTATGTCAACACCACACAGGTAATGCCTTGAACCGCAGCATGTTAGAATTACTCAAAGCATTGATTCCAAGATCTTAAAACGATATGTGATTGCTGGTGATAGTGTACCTGGACCCTAAAGGCGTAACTTAATGAACTCAAGTGCACTTCTTAAAACATctcttaaaaaatgaaaagataaaaggaAATAAGGAAAGATAATCATAATTTGGATATGTTCACGGTCTGCAGGATGTTAAATCATCAGAGTCAGTGATTATGGTTTTCCAGaatttaaaagataatcatCATTCTAGTTTTAAAGATTCTAAATCCAAGCGTTCAGGTTGATTCTGGAAATCGGCCAGTGACAGGAATCCGCTTACATTTGGAGGGTAAGAGAAGTGACCATTTGGCTATCCATCTCCAGCATCTTTCCTCTCTTCCCAATATGCTCCAACTCTCAGATGATCGGCTCGAATCAACTCATGAACCTGAAGACCGAGACTATTTTGAACCAGTTCTATGGAGCATATTCTCACATGTCTGCACTGCCCCAGTGGAGTACAATGGTGCCCGCATTGATGACACCGCTTCTATTGTAACAATGGCCTGGTTCGAGGTAAAGGTTGTTGGGATGAAGAAAGTTCTGTTCCTGAGGCTTGGTTTCTCAATGTTGGCATCTGCAAGACTCTGCAGGTCAGAATGGGATGGACCTTCAGCCTTGTCAAGAAAATCGGGGGTCTTCTCGATGTTGATTAGCACTAGGTTTAGTGCAGGATTAAATCCACCCGAGAAGCCAGCTGTGAAAGTAAACCTGAATTCTGCGGTTTTTCCTGGAGGCCCGCCTTTACCATCAAGAGCACCGAAAATGTCAAACTTTGTGGACACAAAGGAAATGGTGAGAGGTCCAGAGGACCTGCCTGGATATTGGGTGGTCACTGGAGCTAAGCTCTGTGTGGACGGTGGTAGAATCTCAATCAAAGTCAAGTATTCACTGTTAGCCACAATATCAGAGGAGGCAATGATGTTGTTGTAAGAACTTGCATGAGGGAAAGAATGCATTCGTTCCTACTGTTGTAACTTGCAAATGATAACCATGTAATTTTctcaactaatattttttttaaaaatcagatTCTTTACGTCATCTGGTCCCAAGCTAGAATAGCAAAAGAATTACTAACCTTTTCTTGTTCTACCTGGCTATTGGCATTTGTGTCTGAGTACGGGGAGTTTTGCTTTGTGTGTTGGTTTTTAACGAGTAGTATCAGAGAGcttggaagaaaaaagaaagcataagTACAGCAGTAAAACATGTCTTCCTTGATGAAAACGCAACAGGTAGTCCTTCGAGCAAAACAAACACGCAACAACAACAAGACTTTCAACGCAGATGCAATAGCAACCTCCATTGACGAGTGAGACTTCTTCCAAcataacacaacaaaaaaacattgcaaCCACAGTTCAAAACGCAGCAGAAATTCTAGTAGTAGCAGTCACAGTAACAATAGAGCACCTTCTACGCAAAAGAAGAAGCACATCAAAATCTCCTTTCAACGCAACAAATCATCAACCAAAACGCAACAATAAGAGCAATCGAAACACAACAAATTATCTCTTCACAGCGGCAACAACAATTCCAATGCAACAAATCAAATCATGTCTTCCAAAATTTTTGTTCAACTAGTATTATTCCTTGTTTTTGATGGTTATCATGATAACTGGGGCATGTTAATGAAAAATTACTTAAGGTTTAAGGAGTACTGGTTTGTTGTTTCTAAAGGAATAATTGAACCAATACTCAGAATAACAATAATGAATATGTAAAAATTAGagataaaagatttaaaatcaaagaattaTCTTTTCCAATtgaacaattaattttaaaaaccattcTTTGCAACTATACCTCTAAAGATATTTGAGATTTCATAAATATAAACTATTAAGGAACAATTAGAGCAAAAAAGCAATAACTTAATCAATATTGAAAACCATTCTTTGCAAGGATACCTCCAAAGATATTTGAGATTTCATAAATATAAAGTAGAAacaattagaacaaaaaaataacaacttcaAGCACTTCAAACATAATTCATATTCTTAGGATGAATATAGGAGAGCcgattatatattatttttttataaatgatggCAATCATTAATAAGATACAGATCCATGACGATAAAATAGAGGTTATCACCACCATTAAGAAAATGCTTTCATTGTTAAcaccaaaattcaattttattgtttgtttaataaaacaatgtaaagatattaatgaattctccattgattaattataaatttatttattaattcatgAGGAAAAGATGAATCAACAAGGAAAGGAGAAGTAAATTTTATGAGTTTCATCTAATAATTGCTTTTCTACCTTATATAGAGGTGGTCGAGAAAGAGAACGaagtataaaaaacaaaaatgatagaATTTTACATCAAAGACTTAGAGATAATCAGTCtttcaattcataaaaaaaaaagatataacaaTAATCATTTAGCTTTTTACATGCCAAAatcaatgaacaaaataaaaattacgtATTTTAGGTGTCACAAGTATGGATATTACAAATaagaatgtaaaaataatttcaatagaAATGGTAGTGGATAATCTAATtttacagaaaaagaaaaatgaaatgttgTTGATAActaatcatatgaaaaaaaaaaatcactaaaatttatgttatttagaCATTGACTATAACAATCATATAAGTGGATTAGTCAATCTTATTTGATTTAGATGAATCTCATCAAGATATTATGAAGTTTGATGATGAGTTTATAGTTTTCATTATAGAAAAAGGAATAATAGTGattcaaaccaagaaaaatattgttcataCTATCTCTGATGTTTTCTTTGttcatgaattgaaaaaaaaaaaattccaagcaCTGCTtgacttaaaagaaaatataaaatttatataaaaaacatagtaCATAGAATTGAAGATGATAAACTGGATTTAATTgctaaagtaaaaataaaaacaaaataaaatagtaatgtAGCATGttcattattttgtattttcgaATAGTAACATTTTCACCCtattagaaaaaggaaaaaaaaaaaagaggaaatagGATTTGGCTTCTCTCAAGGCTGGGTCCAGACGAGGAGGAGCTACTATGGTGGTTATTGGTGGTAGAGACGGCACCAATGCTAGTAAAGTGGTTTTTTGGGTGGTTTATCAGGTTTATTCgatttctctctccctcttcgatttttcttctttctattttcttcttctttctcctctaCAAACTCCTGGCTCAGACCATCTTCATTTTCAGCTTCAAAATcctctttgatttttattttttttgggttttttagtttcaggtctttttccctctttttctctcttcctcttctcgTTTCAGCACCTGTAAGTTAGCAACTATAGATGCTTTCCAAGAATAAACTGGAGAGGATGAAAAAGGAATTATCCTACAAcgaaaatgagaagaaaagtcTTGATTTAAAAGGCTTTGTATGTAACATAAATAGCCTTGAAATTAACAGCTCAACCTGACAGAACTAGGTCTCTGAGTCAAGGAGTTCTAAGTTCtgaaatgagtttttaattCTAACTTGTTACAACCATCGCATTAGATTAGGATTATTTTTAtcagttattttccagcttttTTAGCTGGGATATAAGGCTATATAAATAGTCAACATGTATTAAACCTAAAGACATGCAatctagcaataaaaaataaaatatcaaactttTTTTGAATCTATATAACCCATCTTTCTAATTTCAAACCATTCACAGGGATCATAATTCCCTAACCATCAGTATCCATTTCTTAGGCTTTTTTTCATATACATTTTTCTCCTTCTATGCCTCCCACAGAAAAACATGAACATTTTTTCAGGGGCTTTGTTTAGTAAGCTTGTAAACCATTCACAGAAAAATGTTTAACTGATAAGAAAGGCAGCATGATCAGCTAAAAATATGAATTGCCTTCACTGCAGCTGCACCTATACTAGAGGGAAGTCTGGAATGATGTGTCGAACTCTCTGCTTCCACTGATGCACTCATGTGTGATGATAACGTTCTTgaaattatcattgaaaaagCTACATCAAGAATATTTCATAAATCAAGTCTTCCATAACTAGAAGATCATTGTTTCTGCTGAGTGCAGTACATCACTAGTTGAGAGGAGAAAAGGATGAGATATTATCCTAAAGTCGCCACAGTGCTGCTGCAGAATCTGAATGAGGCATGCATTTGGGTTGTTGAGcaatgtaaaacaaataaaatcccACCCAAAATTACCTCTAATAGAAAGATTTTGAATCTCCTCCCTTATTTTCTAAGTTGACTTCCTGCTTTTATTAGTTGCTTAACAAGGTTGAGAGAAGCAAATCCTGCACAAAACCAACTCTCCCAGAAACTTGCTTCAtccttttttccctctcttcgTAACTCAAAGAAGGATCAAAACTGCAACAAAGAGACgatgtcaaaattaaaatccCAGAGACAATTTTGACATTAGCAGCCAAATCATCACCTGCTTGTTTAATTCTACTACCAAATAACAAATATCAGTTAAACATGTCAAGTTACAATTAATTCGTTCACCTCTCTACCTGGCAAAACTCAGAATGTTTGAACACGTGTGTGCATGCTTGCAATTGTATGCATGATGCATGTAATGTACAGGTGTGTTCGGGCACCGTGTATGCATGTCTCTATCAGTCTTTGCGGTGCTCAGATCTCTGGTTTTTATTCTGGAATAAATCTTAGAAAAATCCTTGGCCTTATCCCAACCCTCAACCAACAAGCAACCAAGCACCACCCTTGCCTTTGTTAGTTATGAGCGGGAGATTTAACTCCAACCTCCTACACAGAAGTTCATTGATGCCTGTCCCATCCCATATGACCAAAAGATCACTACCAGCAATTAAATTGCAGTATATCAAATCACCCTTAGCATGAGAAATGAACAAATGGATTGATGgccaaggaaaataaaaaagtgatggCAATACCAGCAAGACTTTAACATAGATGTTTCCACATAAGGTTCAATGTTGGCCACGGTTACAAGCACTGGTAGAGCAGCAAGGAGACATTGTGTCCACTGGTTAATGCGTTGTGAAAtatgaaaaactattttatgtTTATCATTTCTAGTTCAACATTTGAATGACCGAAGGAAATCATAAATGAGTTTATTCTTGGCTCCTTTaagttgttgaaaaaataaaacttgaatcaTTACCTTGATTTCCACATATGAGATGGTGCTGAATTCTTTGCAGAAGAATCCTCTATACTCGTTACCACAGATTTTGAAATTTCCTCTGCTTCAGATGTAtg
It contains:
- the LOC18103059 gene encoding MACPF domain-containing protein NSL1 isoform X2 — encoded protein: MAYNRLDAHSAAEKAVSVIGFGYDLTKDIRLSYCKPGLFGSRLIKLDLTRNQELVVPGGVVVQNVPNGIKCDKGERTRFLSDVLSFNQMSEKFNQELCLSGKIPSGLFNTMFNFRGSWQKDAASAKSLAFDGWFITLYNIELERSHITLSEKVKQEVPTTWDPVALAEFIEKYGTHIVVGVRMGGKDVIHMKQQQKSNLEPPEVQKLLKEYADKLFFGDVDPAELSGKPKDITSICIRRGGVDVGQSHNQWLPTISQSPNVISMSLVPITSLLNGIRGNGFVSHAVNLYLRYKPPIEELHQFLEFQLPRQWAPVYGDLPLTLKRRKQATPSLRFTFMGPKLYVNTTQVDSGNRPVTGIRLHLEGKRSDHLAIHLQHLSSLPNMLQLSDDRLESTHEPEDRDYFEPVLWSIFSHVCTAPVEYNGARIDDTASIVTMAWFEVKVVGMKKVLFLRLGFSMLASARLCRSEWDGPSALSRKSGVFSMLISTRFSAGLNPPEKPAVKVNLNSAVFPGGPPLPSRAPKMSNFVDTKEMVRGPEDLPGYWVVTGAKLCVDGGRISIKVKYSLLATISEEAMMLL
- the LOC18103059 gene encoding MACPF domain-containing protein NSL1 isoform X1; translation: MAYNRLDAHSAAEKAVSVIGFGYDLTKDIRLSYCKPGLFGSRLIKLDLTRNQELVVPGGVVVQNVPNGIKCDKGERTRFLSDVLSFNQMSEKFNQELCLSGKIPSGLFNTMFNFRGSWQKDAASAKSLAFDGWFITLYNIELERSHITLSEKVKQEVPTTWDPVALAEFIEKYGTHIVVGVRMGGKDVIHMKQQQKSNLEPPEVQKLLKEYADKLFFGDVDPAELSGKPKDEHVMPWDFNGVFAHSMRPPVITSIKNEDITSICIRRGGVDVGQSHNQWLPTISQSPNVISMSLVPITSLLNGIRGNGFVSHAVNLYLRYKPPIEELHQFLEFQLPRQWAPVYGDLPLTLKRRKQATPSLRFTFMGPKLYVNTTQVDSGNRPVTGIRLHLEGKRSDHLAIHLQHLSSLPNMLQLSDDRLESTHEPEDRDYFEPVLWSIFSHVCTAPVEYNGARIDDTASIVTMAWFEVKVVGMKKVLFLRLGFSMLASARLCRSEWDGPSALSRKSGVFSMLISTRFSAGLNPPEKPAVKVNLNSAVFPGGPPLPSRAPKMSNFVDTKEMVRGPEDLPGYWVVTGAKLCVDGGRISIKVKYSLLATISEEAMMLL